A single region of the Sphingobium sp. EP60837 genome encodes:
- a CDS encoding ETC complex I subunit, with protein sequence MAARIYQIQKNALQSGKARTNKWVLEFAPSEAKKPDPLTGWAGSGDTQSQVKLTFPSVDAARAYADKYGIDYRFITTPPKTLKIQAYADNFR encoded by the coding sequence ATGGCCGCCCGCATCTATCAGATTCAGAAGAACGCCCTTCAGTCTGGCAAGGCGCGGACCAACAAATGGGTCCTGGAATTTGCCCCGAGCGAGGCGAAGAAGCCCGATCCGCTGACGGGTTGGGCCGGCTCGGGCGACACGCAGAGCCAAGTGAAGCTGACCTTCCCTTCCGTGGACGCGGCGCGCGCCTATGCAGACAAATATGGGATCGATTACCGCTTCATCACGACTCCGCCCAAGACGCTGAAGATCCAGGCGTACGCCGACAATTTTCGCTGA
- the spt gene encoding serine palmitoyltransferase yields the protein MTDAAETATDAHTPAEVAGARDLFSKFDALIAEREALLATGVRDPFAIVMDEVKSPTQAIIKGRETILLGTYNYMGMTFDPEVVAAGKKALDDFGAGTTGSRVLNGTYQGHKEVEEALKEFYGTSGAMVFSTGYQANLGMISTLAGRGDYVVLDADSHASIYDGCFLGDAEIVRFRHNSVEDLDKRLGRLPADAQKLIVLEGVYSMLGDVAPLPEMVAAVRKHPNCMILVDEAHGMGFFGPNGRGVYEEQGVEKDVDFVVGTFSKSVGTVGGFCVSNHPKFEVLRLVCRPYVFTASLPPSVVATAATSIRKLMHAGDKRAHLWKNSQLLHKGLTDLGFKLGTETPQSAIIAVILTDQTQAVAMWQALLELGLYVNMARPPATPAGTFLLRCSLCAEHSDEQVSQIIGMFEAAGKATGAIG from the coding sequence ATGACTGACGCCGCCGAAACCGCCACTGACGCCCACACGCCTGCCGAAGTAGCTGGCGCGCGCGACCTGTTTTCCAAGTTCGACGCCCTGATTGCTGAGCGGGAAGCGCTGCTGGCGACCGGCGTGCGTGACCCATTCGCCATCGTGATGGACGAGGTGAAGTCCCCAACCCAGGCCATCATCAAGGGCAGGGAAACGATCCTCCTCGGCACCTATAATTATATGGGCATGACCTTCGACCCTGAGGTCGTCGCGGCGGGCAAGAAGGCGCTTGATGACTTTGGCGCGGGCACGACTGGCAGCCGCGTGCTGAACGGCACTTATCAGGGCCACAAGGAAGTCGAAGAGGCGCTGAAGGAATTTTACGGCACCAGCGGCGCGATGGTGTTTTCGACCGGATATCAGGCAAATCTGGGCATGATCTCGACGCTCGCCGGGCGTGGCGACTATGTGGTTCTGGACGCCGACAGCCATGCGTCTATCTATGACGGCTGCTTCCTGGGTGATGCGGAGATCGTGCGTTTCCGTCACAATAGCGTCGAGGATTTGGACAAACGCCTGGGCCGCTTGCCTGCCGATGCGCAGAAGCTGATTGTGCTGGAAGGCGTCTATTCGATGCTGGGCGACGTCGCCCCCCTGCCTGAGATGGTAGCGGCGGTGCGCAAGCATCCCAACTGCATGATCTTGGTCGATGAAGCGCATGGCATGGGCTTTTTCGGACCCAATGGACGCGGCGTCTATGAGGAGCAGGGTGTCGAAAAGGATGTCGATTTTGTTGTCGGCACCTTCTCCAAGTCGGTCGGGACGGTCGGCGGCTTCTGCGTGTCGAACCACCCGAAGTTCGAAGTTCTGCGGCTCGTATGCCGTCCCTATGTCTTTACCGCCTCGCTGCCGCCGAGCGTGGTCGCCACCGCCGCGACCTCGATCCGCAAGCTGATGCATGCGGGCGACAAGCGCGCGCATCTGTGGAAGAACAGCCAGCTCCTGCATAAGGGCCTGACGGATCTCGGCTTCAAGCTGGGAACTGAGACGCCCCAGTCTGCCATCATTGCAGTGATCCTCACCGATCAGACACAAGCGGTAGCCATGTGGCAGGCACTGCTGGAACTCGGCCTCTATGTGAATATGGCTCGCCCGCCCGCGACCCCTGCCGGAACCTTCCTGCTGCGTTGTTCGCTGTGCGCCGAACATAGCGATGAGCAAGTGAGCCAGATCATCGGGATGTTCGAAGCGGCAGGCAAAGCCACTGGCGCAATCGGCTGA
- a CDS encoding acyl carrier protein, with product MTDRQQIFDSIAAQITPFNKKGVELTEATTFAGDLEWDSLTVMDFVAAIEDEFDIIITMNMQAEIENIGQLVDAVAKLKG from the coding sequence ATGACGGATCGCCAGCAGATTTTCGACAGCATCGCCGCGCAGATCACGCCTTTCAACAAGAAGGGCGTTGAGCTGACCGAGGCCACCACCTTCGCGGGCGACCTGGAGTGGGACAGCCTGACGGTAATGGACTTCGTCGCCGCGATCGAGGACGAGTTCGACATCATCATCACCATGAACATGCAGGCCGAAATCGAAAATATCGGCCAGCTTGTCGATGCCGTTGCGAAGCTGAAGGGCTGA